A single region of the Shinella sp. PSBB067 genome encodes:
- a CDS encoding ABC transporter substrate-binding protein, which produces MDLKTNFAQPSRRTVLKGMGAGLAASVLGAPMIARAQSAGTIKLGFVTPTTGPLALFGETDGWAAQKVKAMLKDGLETAAGRFDVEILIRDSQSDPNRAAEVAGDLILNDGVHLLLPASTTDTVSPAADQAELNECPCLSTGAPWQAVIFPRGGQNEPFNWTYHFFWGLDEALNTFVGLWNTLDTNRKVGMLFPQNADGETWGNNDYGLPAPTQKAGFEITVPGFFQPRTNDYSAQIAAFKNAGCEIVGGITYPDDLKTFINQCAQQGYKPKAVTVAAALLFPGGVQALGPLGDGMSSEVWWTPAFPFKSTLTGQVSREIADQWESETKKQWTQPLGYSHAIWEVALDILKRAANPLDRTSIRDAMVETRIDTLIGKVDFSSGPHKNVSTTPIFGGQWVKGETWPYDLKIVDNTVNKLFEPEQTMKVIPWAG; this is translated from the coding sequence GTGGACCTGAAGACGAATTTTGCGCAGCCATCCCGCCGGACCGTGCTGAAGGGCATGGGTGCCGGACTTGCCGCCTCGGTGCTCGGCGCACCGATGATCGCCAGGGCCCAGTCGGCCGGCACGATCAAGCTCGGCTTCGTGACGCCGACGACCGGCCCCCTCGCCCTGTTCGGCGAGACCGACGGCTGGGCAGCCCAGAAGGTCAAGGCCATGCTGAAGGACGGCCTCGAGACCGCCGCCGGCAGGTTCGATGTCGAGATCCTGATCCGCGACAGCCAGTCCGACCCCAACCGCGCCGCCGAAGTCGCCGGCGACCTGATCCTGAACGACGGCGTGCACCTGCTTTTGCCCGCCTCGACGACCGACACCGTCAGCCCCGCGGCCGACCAGGCCGAGCTCAACGAATGCCCGTGCCTGTCGACCGGCGCGCCCTGGCAGGCGGTGATCTTCCCGCGCGGCGGCCAGAACGAGCCGTTCAACTGGACCTATCACTTCTTCTGGGGCCTCGACGAGGCGCTCAACACCTTCGTCGGCCTGTGGAACACGCTCGACACCAACCGCAAGGTCGGCATGCTGTTTCCGCAGAACGCCGACGGCGAGACCTGGGGCAACAACGACTACGGCCTGCCCGCGCCGACCCAGAAGGCCGGCTTCGAGATCACGGTTCCCGGCTTCTTCCAGCCGCGCACCAACGACTATTCGGCGCAGATCGCCGCCTTCAAGAACGCCGGCTGCGAAATCGTCGGCGGCATCACCTATCCCGACGACCTCAAGACCTTCATCAACCAGTGCGCCCAGCAGGGCTACAAGCCCAAGGCCGTCACCGTGGCGGCCGCGCTGCTCTTCCCCGGCGGCGTGCAGGCGCTCGGGCCGCTCGGCGACGGCATGTCGTCGGAAGTCTGGTGGACGCCCGCCTTCCCCTTCAAGTCGACGCTGACGGGCCAGGTGAGCCGCGAGATCGCCGACCAGTGGGAGAGCGAGACCAAGAAGCAGTGGACGCAGCCGCTCGGCTACAGCCATGCGATCTGGGAGGTGGCGCTCGACATCCTCAAGCGCGCCGCCAACCCGCTCGACCGCACCTCGATCCGCGACGCCATGGTCGAGACCAGGATCGACACGCTGATCGGCAAGGTCGATTTCTCCAGCGGGCCGCACAAGAACGTCTCGACGACGCCGATCTTCGGCGGCCAGTGGGTCAAGGGCGAGACGTGGCCCTACGACCTGAAGATCGTCGACAACACCGTCAACAAGCTGTTCGAGCCCGAGCAGACGATGAAGGTGATCCCCTGGGCGGGCTGA
- a CDS encoding SDR family NAD(P)-dependent oxidoreductase, producing MATLQEMFDVRGKSVIITGGASGIGRAYAEVMADNGARVCIFDLNPATLDSVVAELKAGGGDVWGQVVDVADRPRMKEAFDAVAARHGRIDVVFANAGIDAGPGFLSTTGERIPEGAIDVLDDHHWDRVIEVNLSSVYTTVKHSARHMKATGGGRIIVTSSIAGQINEAIVGTPYMPAKAGVDHFVRQMAMELGMFGILINCISPGPFMTNIAGGRLKIPADRKAFEEQSLIGRIGNTEDIKGLALYLASPCSSYVTGSQLVIDGGSMNRIK from the coding sequence ATGGCGACATTGCAGGAGATGTTCGACGTTCGCGGCAAATCGGTCATCATCACCGGCGGCGCCAGCGGTATCGGCCGCGCCTATGCCGAGGTCATGGCGGACAATGGCGCGCGGGTCTGTATTTTCGACCTCAACCCGGCAACGCTCGACAGCGTCGTGGCGGAGCTGAAGGCCGGTGGCGGCGATGTCTGGGGACAGGTGGTCGACGTGGCCGACCGTCCGCGCATGAAGGAAGCCTTCGATGCCGTGGCCGCGCGCCACGGGCGGATCGACGTGGTCTTCGCCAATGCCGGCATCGACGCCGGGCCCGGCTTCCTGTCGACGACCGGCGAGCGCATCCCGGAAGGGGCGATCGACGTGCTCGACGACCACCACTGGGACCGGGTCATCGAGGTCAACCTCTCGTCCGTCTACACCACAGTCAAGCATTCCGCGCGCCACATGAAGGCGACAGGGGGCGGGCGGATCATCGTCACCTCCTCCATCGCCGGCCAGATCAACGAGGCGATCGTGGGCACGCCCTACATGCCCGCCAAGGCGGGCGTCGACCATTTCGTCCGGCAGATGGCGATGGAGCTGGGCATGTTCGGCATCCTCATCAACTGCATCTCGCCCGGCCCCTTCATGACCAACATCGCCGGCGGCCGGCTGAAGATCCCCGCCGACAGGAAGGCCTTCGAGGAGCAGTCGCTGATCGGCCGGATCGGCAACACCGAGGACATCAAGGGCCTGGCGCTTTATCTCGCCTCGCCCTGCTCGTCCTACGTCACCGGCAGCCAGCTCGTGATCGACGGCGGGTCGATGAACCGCATCAAGTAA
- a CDS encoding amidohydrolase family protein → MGFRFGGKYGHLDHGGACPCHNPQAQKLFARINAGISRRSVLKGIAASLAAPALGAVSPAFAQASARPLLLRNVGIFDGTGSALTRGQGVLVEGDRIKALVPAADTVSDAEVIDCGGRTLMPGMIDAHWHSILAAISQVVAMTADVPYVHLVAAQEAERTVLRGFTTVRDVGGPSFALKRAIDERRIAGPRIYPSGAMISQTSGHGDFRMRTELPRAPQTDLSGAEQAGISAIADGEAEVLRRVREQLMLGASQIKIMGGGGVSSSFDPIDSLQYTEAEMKAAVAAAADWGTYVCIHAYTSAAVRRALACGVKSIEHGQLVDEETVKRMVEADAWWSIQPFLADEDANVKPSPEQRAQQEQIAEGTVRAIELGKQHKVKMALGTDILFSPTGTASQGRQLAKFARWYDNAEVLRMLTSGNADLMGLSGPRNPYPAKLGRIEAGAYADLLVVDGDPLQDISLIADPERTLVLVMKDGRVHRNTLPA, encoded by the coding sequence TTGGGGTTTCGTTTCGGGGGTAAATACGGTCATCTCGACCATGGCGGCGCCTGCCCGTGTCACAATCCGCAGGCGCAGAAGCTTTTCGCGCGCATCAACGCCGGCATCTCGCGCCGGTCCGTGCTGAAGGGCATCGCGGCCAGCCTCGCCGCTCCGGCCCTCGGCGCGGTCAGCCCGGCTTTCGCGCAGGCATCCGCAAGGCCGCTGCTGCTTCGCAATGTCGGCATATTCGACGGAACCGGCAGCGCGTTGACGCGCGGGCAGGGCGTGCTTGTCGAAGGCGACCGCATCAAGGCGCTGGTTCCGGCCGCCGATACCGTTTCCGACGCCGAGGTGATCGACTGCGGCGGGCGCACGCTGATGCCCGGCATGATCGATGCCCACTGGCATTCCATCCTCGCCGCCATTTCGCAAGTCGTGGCCATGACCGCCGATGTGCCCTATGTGCATCTCGTCGCCGCGCAGGAGGCCGAGCGGACCGTTCTTCGCGGCTTCACGACGGTGCGCGATGTCGGCGGCCCGTCCTTTGCCCTGAAGAGGGCGATCGACGAGAGGCGTATCGCCGGCCCCCGCATCTATCCGTCCGGCGCCATGATCTCGCAGACCTCGGGGCATGGCGATTTCCGCATGCGCACGGAGCTGCCGCGCGCGCCGCAGACCGATCTCAGCGGGGCCGAGCAGGCGGGCATCTCCGCCATCGCGGATGGCGAGGCAGAAGTGCTGCGCCGTGTGCGCGAGCAGCTCATGCTCGGCGCCAGCCAGATCAAGATCATGGGCGGCGGCGGGGTGTCGTCGTCGTTCGACCCGATCGATTCCCTCCAGTATACCGAGGCCGAGATGAAGGCGGCCGTGGCGGCGGCGGCGGACTGGGGCACCTATGTCTGCATCCACGCCTATACCTCCGCGGCCGTTCGCCGGGCGCTCGCGTGCGGCGTCAAGTCGATCGAGCACGGCCAGCTGGTCGACGAGGAGACGGTCAAGCGCATGGTGGAAGCCGATGCGTGGTGGAGCATCCAGCCTTTCCTGGCGGACGAGGATGCCAATGTAAAACCGTCGCCGGAGCAACGTGCCCAGCAGGAACAGATCGCCGAGGGCACGGTGCGCGCCATCGAGCTCGGCAAGCAGCACAAGGTGAAGATGGCGCTCGGCACGGACATCCTGTTCAGCCCGACCGGAACGGCGAGCCAGGGCCGCCAGCTCGCGAAGTTCGCCCGCTGGTACGACAATGCCGAGGTGCTGCGCATGCTGACCAGCGGCAATGCCGACCTCATGGGGCTCTCGGGGCCGCGCAATCCCTATCCGGCAAAGCTCGGCCGCATCGAAGCGGGTGCCTATGCGGATCTGCTGGTCGTCGACGGCGATCCGCTCCAGGACATTTCGCTGATCGCCGATCCGGAGCGCACGCTGGTGCTGGTGATGAAGGACGGGCGTGTTCACAGGAATACGTTGCCGGCTTGA
- a CDS encoding GntR family transcriptional regulator gives MSKTDQAYEALKRDILAGVLLPGEPLTVSALEARYGFGWTPLRDSLSRLEGENLVTSARNRGYRVSGASYAELQDIQNARLVIESQLLRESIRTGDDEWQKDVLLAHRALSRAPALEQGMPEAAYEEFEAAHQDFHLRLVGGSHSRWLRRFLEQLHGQVRRHQRLIVLGKGVLSDARADAALMAILRSTSTIDHHTLLMDAALDRDEDHAVALLHEHIGIKSMPLAQDGP, from the coding sequence ATGTCCAAGACAGATCAGGCCTATGAGGCCTTGAAGCGTGACATCCTGGCGGGAGTGCTCCTGCCGGGGGAGCCGCTGACCGTTTCCGCGCTTGAAGCACGTTACGGCTTCGGCTGGACGCCGTTGCGGGATTCGCTTTCACGGCTCGAGGGCGAGAATCTCGTGACTTCGGCGCGCAATCGCGGCTACCGGGTTTCGGGCGCCAGCTATGCCGAACTCCAGGACATCCAGAATGCGCGGCTGGTCATCGAATCCCAGCTTCTGCGGGAATCCATCAGGACCGGCGACGACGAATGGCAGAAAGACGTCCTGCTGGCACACCGGGCCCTGTCGCGGGCGCCGGCCCTGGAGCAGGGCATGCCGGAAGCGGCCTACGAGGAATTCGAAGCCGCCCACCAGGATTTCCATCTTCGCCTTGTCGGAGGAAGCCATAGCCGCTGGCTGCGCCGCTTCCTCGAACAGTTGCATGGGCAGGTTCGCCGGCACCAGCGCCTGATCGTGCTGGGCAAGGGTGTTCTGTCGGATGCGCGCGCGGATGCGGCGCTGATGGCCATACTGCGTTCGACCTCGACGATCGACCACCATACCCTGCTGATGGACGCCGCCCTCGACCGGGACGAGGACCATGCCGTCGCGCTGTTGCACGAGCATATCGGCATCAAGTCCATGCCGCTTGCGCAAGACGGTCCCTGA
- a CDS encoding ABC transporter substrate-binding protein encodes MAKDIKIGILFGFTGPIESLTPPMADGAELAMKEVSDSHLLLGGDSVVSVRGDSTCTDASAATAAAERLVTVDRIVALVGADCSGVTTAVLNNVAIPNDLLMISPSATSPALAADTDKGLFFRTAPSDSRQGELLSRVLIDRGIKAVAVTYTNNDYGKGFADSFVAAYKAAGGTVTLVAPHEDGKADYSAEVSALSVAGGDTLVVLGYSDQGGHGIIKASLDSGAFDSFAVGDGMHSEKLTADFGPDLKIFGTVPWTVGDGAAKFAALAKAAGKNADSSFVRESYDATALILLAIQKAGDPAKAAGHIMEVANGPGEKIYPGELAKALKILKDGGSIDYVGASDVQMIGTGESAGSYREFENRGGKFETVRMLTAE; translated from the coding sequence ATGGCCAAAGACATCAAGATCGGCATTCTCTTCGGCTTCACCGGCCCGATCGAATCGCTGACCCCGCCGATGGCGGACGGCGCCGAACTGGCGATGAAGGAGGTCTCCGACAGCCATCTGCTGCTTGGCGGCGACAGCGTGGTGTCGGTACGCGGCGACAGCACCTGCACAGATGCGTCGGCGGCAACGGCCGCCGCGGAACGGCTGGTGACGGTCGACAGGATCGTGGCGCTCGTCGGTGCCGACTGCTCGGGCGTCACCACCGCCGTGCTGAACAACGTGGCGATCCCGAACGATCTTCTGATGATTTCGCCGTCCGCGACGTCTCCCGCTCTTGCCGCCGACACCGACAAGGGCCTGTTCTTCCGCACGGCGCCTTCGGATTCGCGCCAGGGCGAGCTCTTGTCCAGGGTGTTGATCGATCGGGGGATCAAGGCCGTCGCCGTGACCTACACCAACAACGACTACGGCAAGGGCTTCGCCGATTCCTTCGTCGCCGCCTACAAGGCGGCCGGCGGCACGGTGACGCTGGTTGCCCCGCATGAGGACGGCAAGGCGGACTATTCGGCGGAGGTCTCGGCGCTGTCGGTGGCAGGCGGCGATACGCTCGTGGTTCTGGGCTATTCCGACCAGGGCGGCCACGGCATCATCAAGGCATCGCTCGACAGCGGCGCCTTCGACAGCTTTGCCGTCGGCGACGGCATGCATTCCGAAAAGCTCACCGCCGATTTCGGCCCGGACCTGAAGATCTTCGGCACCGTGCCGTGGACGGTGGGCGACGGCGCGGCGAAATTCGCCGCCCTGGCCAAGGCCGCCGGCAAGAACGCCGACAGCTCGTTCGTGCGCGAATCCTACGATGCGACGGCGCTGATCCTGCTGGCGATCCAGAAGGCCGGCGATCCGGCCAAGGCGGCAGGGCACATCATGGAGGTCGCCAATGGCCCGGGTGAGAAGATCTATCCCGGCGAGCTGGCCAAGGCGCTCAAGATCCTCAAGGACGGCGGCAGCATCGATTATGTCGGAGCCTCGGACGTGCAGATGATCGGCACCGGCGAAAGCGCGGGCAGCTACCGCGAGTTCGAGAACAGGGGCGGCAAGTTCGAAACCGTCCGCATGCTGACGGCCGAATGA
- a CDS encoding ABC transporter ATP-binding protein — protein sequence MLVVEDLGIAFGGLKAVDRMSMTIAKGSIAGLIGPNGAGKSTLFNLIAGYHRPDSGRVLLEGDDITGKPPHILFGRGLLRTFQIAREFSTLTVRENLMMVPAGQAGETFLGAWLHPARVRAQERALREKADGILEFLEITHVADLPAGSLSGGQKKLLELGRTMMAEPKIVFLDEVGAGVNRTLLYNIATAIRRLNRERGYTFCLVEHDMQFIAELCDDVTCMAEGRALARGSVADILSNERVIEAYLGRGRAAKGTGVA from the coding sequence TTGCTGGTGGTCGAGGACCTCGGCATCGCCTTCGGCGGCCTGAAGGCCGTCGACCGGATGTCGATGACCATCGCGAAGGGCAGCATCGCCGGGCTGATCGGCCCGAACGGTGCGGGTAAATCCACGCTCTTCAATCTGATCGCGGGATACCATCGCCCCGATTCCGGGCGCGTCCTGCTGGAAGGCGACGACATCACGGGCAAGCCGCCGCATATCCTGTTCGGCAGGGGGCTGCTGCGCACGTTCCAGATCGCGCGCGAATTCTCGACGCTCACCGTGCGGGAGAACCTGATGATGGTGCCGGCAGGCCAGGCCGGGGAAACCTTCCTCGGGGCCTGGCTGCATCCGGCCAGGGTGCGCGCGCAAGAGCGGGCCTTGCGGGAGAAAGCCGACGGGATCCTCGAATTCCTGGAGATAACCCATGTCGCCGACCTGCCGGCGGGCAGCCTGTCCGGCGGTCAGAAAAAGCTCCTGGAGCTCGGCCGCACGATGATGGCGGAGCCGAAGATCGTCTTTCTCGACGAGGTCGGCGCCGGTGTGAACCGGACGCTGCTCTACAATATCGCCACCGCGATCCGCCGCCTCAATCGCGAGCGCGGCTATACTTTCTGTCTTGTCGAGCACGACATGCAGTTCATCGCCGAGCTCTGCGACGACGTGACCTGCATGGCCGAGGGCAGGGCGCTGGCCCGCGGCTCGGTCGCCGACATCCTCAGCAACGAGCGGGTGATCGAGGCCTATCTTGGACGCGGGCGCGCCGCGAAAGGCACGGGTGTGGCATGA
- a CDS encoding ABC transporter ATP-binding protein, which yields MSYLKAEALVGGYGGATILNGCTIEVDRGRIAVIVGPNGAGKSTAMKAILGLLRLTSGRVLLDTRDITALPTQARISAGMAFVPQTDNVFPSLSVFENLQMGALLRRDPIEGTLEEIFSLFPILAEKRNQLAGQLSGGQRQQLAVGRALMTRPSVLLLDEPTAGVSPNVMDELFDKITRIAAQGLAVLMVEQNAAGALEIADTGYVLVHGANRFTGAGRDLLNDPDTRRSFLGGRK from the coding sequence ATGAGCTATCTGAAGGCGGAGGCGCTCGTGGGCGGCTATGGCGGCGCGACGATCCTCAACGGCTGCACCATCGAGGTGGACCGGGGCCGGATCGCGGTCATCGTCGGTCCGAACGGTGCGGGAAAATCCACCGCGATGAAGGCGATACTGGGCTTGCTCCGGCTCACCTCGGGCCGGGTGCTGCTGGACACGCGCGACATCACGGCCCTGCCGACCCAGGCGCGCATCAGCGCCGGCATGGCTTTCGTGCCGCAGACCGACAATGTCTTTCCCTCCCTCAGCGTGTTCGAAAACCTCCAGATGGGCGCGCTGCTGCGCAGGGATCCGATCGAGGGGACGCTGGAGGAGATATTTTCCCTCTTCCCGATCCTCGCCGAGAAGCGGAACCAGCTTGCCGGCCAGCTATCCGGCGGCCAGCGCCAGCAGCTTGCCGTCGGGCGGGCCCTCATGACGCGCCCCTCCGTCCTCCTGCTCGACGAGCCGACGGCCGGGGTGAGCCCGAACGTCATGGACGAGCTTTTCGACAAGATCACCCGCATCGCCGCCCAGGGCCTCGCCGTCCTGATGGTGGAGCAGAACGCGGCCGGCGCGCTGGAAATCGCCGATACGGGTTACGTGCTGGTGCATGGCGCGAACCGCTTCACCGGGGCCGGTCGGGATCTCCTCAACGATCCCGACACCCGCCGCAGCTTTCTGGGTGGACGCAAATGA
- a CDS encoding branched-chain amino acid ABC transporter permease: MTDILNALVHLASMLLLPGLAYGSQLAFGALGVTLIFGVLRFSNFAHAEGMSLGTAVCILFTLWLQGRGIALGPLPTALIGMLLAIPVMALVFIGTDQALYRHFRRINARPEVFMIVSAGVMLIMNGAIRLIIGPNGRDFEDGERFIVTARGFREWSGLAEPLVVKTSQAMTIALALAVGVALFLFLNRTRSGRSMRAYADNRNLALLSGVDPDRIVRLTWILVAVLSVTGGVLFGLDKGYRPFVYQQLLLPMFAAAVVGGLGSPLGAIAGSMIVAFSELALTFAWKKVLGYLLPAAWAPEGMMQFLSTEYKFAVSFLILVVVLLVRPAGLFGKPVK, translated from the coding sequence ATGACGGATATTCTCAACGCCCTGGTCCATCTGGCGAGCATGCTCCTGCTTCCCGGCCTCGCCTATGGCAGCCAGCTCGCCTTCGGCGCGCTCGGTGTAACGCTGATCTTCGGCGTGCTGCGCTTCTCGAACTTCGCGCATGCCGAGGGCATGTCGCTCGGCACCGCCGTCTGCATCCTCTTCACCCTGTGGCTGCAGGGCAGGGGCATCGCGCTCGGTCCCCTGCCGACGGCGCTCATCGGCATGTTGCTGGCCATTCCGGTCATGGCGCTGGTCTTCATCGGCACCGACCAGGCCCTCTATCGGCACTTCCGCCGCATCAATGCCCGGCCTGAAGTGTTCATGATCGTCTCGGCGGGCGTCATGCTGATCATGAACGGCGCGATCCGTCTGATCATCGGTCCGAACGGTCGCGATTTCGAGGATGGCGAGCGCTTCATCGTCACGGCCAGGGGATTTCGCGAATGGTCCGGCCTGGCCGAGCCCCTCGTCGTGAAGACGTCGCAGGCGATGACCATAGCCCTGGCGCTGGCGGTCGGGGTCGCACTGTTCCTGTTCCTCAACAGGACGCGTTCGGGACGCTCGATGCGCGCCTATGCCGACAATCGCAACCTCGCCCTGCTGTCGGGGGTGGATCCGGACCGCATCGTGCGGCTGACCTGGATCCTCGTCGCCGTGCTCTCGGTCACCGGAGGCGTGCTGTTCGGCCTGGACAAGGGGTATCGCCCGTTCGTCTATCAGCAGCTTCTGCTGCCGATGTTCGCGGCCGCCGTGGTGGGCGGGCTCGGCAGCCCCCTCGGCGCCATCGCCGGATCGATGATCGTCGCCTTTTCGGAACTGGCGCTCACCTTCGCCTGGAAGAAGGTGCTGGGCTATCTGCTGCCGGCGGCATGGGCGCCCGAGGGAATGATGCAGTTCCTCTCGACGGAATACAAGTTCGCCGTCTCCTTCCTGATCCTCGTCGTCGTCCTGCTCGTCCGGCCTGCGGGACTGTTTGGAAAGCCCGTGAAATGA
- a CDS encoding branched-chain amino acid ABC transporter permease produces the protein MNRRTTLLYAAMAAVLLSVALLQSWQLALTILNLCLISAVMALGVNVQWGVAGMFNVGTMGSAAIGGLAVVLVSAPPVRAAWAEGGAGLFSSASILVLTAAVALALWRWLGSRPALRGAAVAAVLFFGFLLAQHWFLPATAAIEAVDAASAGYLGGLGLPVALSWLVGGVFAGLLAWPVGRLTAGLRSDYLAVATFGISEIVLAVLRNEEWLARGVKNVTGLPRPVPYESDLQAAGWVQSLALWLGLPLRDLASILVKLAYTAWFLAVLVVIFWLLERLGRAPWGRMMRAIRDNEEAARAMGKDVARRHLQAFVLGSAIVGIGGAMLVTLDGQFTAGAYQPLRYTFLIWVMVIIGGAGNHRGAVYGAFLIWFVWVQAETAGLWIAGTASALLAPDNPLRAAFEQSPAQLRYVVMGLILVFVMRFAPRGLIPEETPEPQK, from the coding sequence ATGAACCGCCGCACGACGCTTCTCTACGCTGCCATGGCGGCGGTGCTCCTGTCGGTCGCCCTGCTGCAAAGCTGGCAACTGGCGCTCACCATCCTCAACCTCTGCCTGATCTCCGCGGTGATGGCGCTGGGCGTCAACGTGCAATGGGGCGTCGCCGGCATGTTCAATGTCGGCACGATGGGCTCGGCCGCCATCGGCGGGCTGGCGGTCGTGCTGGTTTCGGCTCCCCCGGTTCGCGCGGCGTGGGCGGAGGGCGGCGCGGGCCTCTTCTCCAGCGCGTCGATCCTGGTTCTGACGGCCGCCGTCGCCCTGGCGCTATGGCGGTGGCTCGGCTCCCGGCCCGCGCTGCGCGGGGCGGCGGTCGCGGCGGTCCTGTTTTTCGGCTTCCTGCTGGCACAGCACTGGTTTCTGCCCGCGACGGCCGCGATCGAGGCGGTCGATGCGGCAAGCGCCGGCTATCTCGGCGGGCTCGGCCTGCCGGTGGCGCTGTCCTGGCTGGTTGGCGGGGTGTTTGCCGGGCTGCTCGCATGGCCGGTCGGCCGGCTGACCGCCGGGCTGCGCTCCGATTACCTTGCCGTGGCGACCTTCGGCATTTCCGAGATCGTTCTGGCGGTCCTGCGCAACGAGGAATGGCTGGCGCGCGGCGTGAAGAACGTGACCGGCCTGCCGCGTCCGGTGCCCTATGAGAGCGATCTCCAGGCGGCCGGCTGGGTCCAGTCGCTTGCCCTGTGGCTGGGATTGCCGCTCCGCGACCTGGCGTCGATCCTGGTGAAACTGGCGTATACCGCGTGGTTCCTCGCCGTTCTCGTGGTCATCTTCTGGCTTCTGGAACGCCTTGGCCGCGCGCCATGGGGCCGAATGATGCGCGCCATCCGCGACAATGAGGAAGCCGCCCGCGCAATGGGCAAGGATGTCGCGCGCCGTCATCTCCAGGCCTTCGTGCTCGGTTCGGCCATCGTCGGCATCGGCGGCGCGATGCTGGTCACCCTGGACGGCCAGTTCACCGCCGGCGCCTACCAGCCGCTCCGCTACACCTTCCTGATCTGGGTGATGGTGATCATCGGCGGCGCCGGCAACCATCGGGGCGCGGTCTATGGCGCGTTCCTGATCTGGTTCGTATGGGTTCAGGCGGAAACGGCAGGTCTGTGGATCGCCGGCACGGCGTCGGCGCTCCTTGCCCCCGACAACCCCCTTCGCGCCGCGTTCGAACAAAGTCCGGCCCAGCTTCGCTATGTGGTGATGGGCCTCATCCTGGTCTTCGTGATGCGTTTCGCGCCGCGCGGACTGATCCCCGAAGAAACACCGGAGCCCCAGAAATGA
- a CDS encoding SDR family NAD(P)-dependent oxidoreductase, producing the protein MTATDLLAPFDLTGRVALVTGGTGGIGRACVERLQAYGATVALTCVDGVEDPAAVLGAFDGPQGLTAHALDLRDVASIRRCIASVLDAHGRIDMLVNNAAVGSATVANWSGDADEQDSLMLAINADGTLKMCREFLGAPGGPERKLINISSVGGGITAFPGFRLSDGMSKAAVAFLTRQLAAETVHGDVDVFAICPGATDTPMFQASTLSKLGSGERTAFLARLPKGRLIEPREIAAIVHFLASPSARVLHGAILDASMGLGVRPGLMSEYGGH; encoded by the coding sequence ATGACAGCCACCGATCTCCTCGCGCCTTTCGACCTGACGGGACGCGTCGCCCTTGTCACCGGCGGCACCGGGGGAATAGGGCGCGCCTGCGTCGAGCGTCTGCAAGCCTATGGCGCGACCGTGGCGCTGACCTGCGTCGACGGCGTCGAGGATCCCGCCGCCGTCCTCGGCGCATTCGACGGGCCGCAGGGCCTGACGGCCCATGCCCTCGACCTGCGCGACGTCGCCTCGATCCGGCGCTGCATCGCCTCGGTGCTCGATGCGCATGGCCGCATCGACATGCTGGTGAACAACGCCGCGGTCGGCTCGGCCACGGTCGCCAACTGGTCGGGCGACGCCGACGAGCAGGACAGCCTCATGCTGGCGATCAACGCCGACGGCACGCTGAAGATGTGCCGGGAATTTCTCGGCGCCCCCGGCGGGCCGGAGCGCAAGCTGATCAATATCAGTTCGGTCGGCGGCGGCATCACCGCCTTTCCCGGCTTTCGCCTGTCGGACGGGATGAGCAAGGCGGCGGTCGCCTTCCTGACGCGGCAACTCGCCGCCGAGACGGTGCACGGGGACGTCGACGTGTTCGCCATCTGCCCGGGCGCCACAGACACGCCGATGTTCCAGGCCAGCACGCTGTCCAAGCTCGGGTCCGGGGAACGCACGGCCTTCCTTGCCCGCCTGCCGAAGGGGCGCCTGATCGAACCGCGGGAGATCGCCGCCATCGTGCATTTCCTCGCCAGCCCTTCCGCCCGCGTCCTGCATGGCGCGATCCTCGACGCCTCCATGGGCCTCGGCGTGCGACCCGGCCTGATGTCGGAATATGGCGGCCATTGA